The following coding sequences are from one Plasmodium gaboni strain SY75 chromosome 10, whole genome shotgun sequence window:
- a CDS encoding hypothetical protein (conserved Plasmodium protein, unknown function) yields the protein MNEKKNTILKGKGYILKGANKEFIEDRKKRDLFLDKKKKNIFSRFNPLALPLLGKNRLYEEDEKCDMKKRRSNEKSKEGNININVLNENEFNSYLLRNKAFRLTWTSIIEKIKHEIDIEIYKNLNNVFEEIYLYSISNNEYLPLILITAGTNVADHEIIIDALSYELKIWNNHNNNNKKKKKEEKYDMNKSGNLFDYVHGEGKDYIYEKIKRDTNKKDNMNDKININQSDHLYDNIYKNKGNLIFTSNQECVDSFMNQAHDDNKIKQKDKKKKKKRRKKQRTFNGNIYTKDGSTPCNSNDNDDIKNEGDSNYNDKYNDTYNNKYNNKYNDEYNDEYYDDNDDNDDVYVCSLNSNTSNNINSAVYNIYTQLYRDYKMRYFLKKYKKKSGHNNNNNMNNPYGSSDTRKRTRNYSNSSNSNNLNMDEQDDDYNISNNNSFVRLKFLNKEFKEDNKVIHNKNMVNIDRLIDLYKKMSELNKKNISEEQVEGYVNKYNPDNIIYNMEQMNNNIMDSKGVMFASAEGIYKKNKGSDIYIKDINNMDNINNMSGINYMNECNNSFIKSYGRLELYNKQNNYFYDGRKKVRIIILIHDCEYFNINILNGILNILINLRIDNKICLSVILGVSTPSFFFNRITTPDTQSKLRIKTVDILNNKLMCDRICHILLFENLLPFILNFKTVHAIKLLLHKNNQSISHLIHILYILTKEFYDNNILSFLCMPMNYYLNIYTDDEEKEIIDSHDYSPYTYIRSYQANLSNFFKYDIRKVHQKIISLCYSSNLYYRHLSYIKKKYSTILIKNYFQLHGQDSVIQTPRNSDDEPEIFNLKTKKLDHKKKEKKDVQRIDIEPSSINNDMINDNEKKNHFDRARYAWEFKTKTINWWYDHPFKDLIYLYENDTIKNNKKEEIIDKLLNEDDYNNKKEIINNIDNNINRNNNLYDIENVKEINKTLCSSSLPLNVLQLLERKYAYNIAINLINIIIKTKSEYTTSIKRSEYFRNLFENYEKIKWNENKNILYIEQLYNIVEYDIKKCINFLIDMMTPYYFKNHQVLLNLFKEFKEYYTNIYPIVYNLEDYIYLLKEKEYKKNQELYINDDFSKTYTYSFSYSIYFSLLSRLDDMLEMLRNVIHMEEQKKNQPNKYPPFDDNKVNMKKNVSFNNSIRKREEYVDDSYCLSSMSGYKDENETNKNNNNNNNNNINFFIQIDNNLNEQNQNNNSNNHNNNNNCSDVEINGHHNQPVNYNNLDNEPDDIFNSNTTKYYPSNNIKIEDIDNKKKRFKRYLTIDNKSLKKKKNYEHNINAEDISNCINLFIHDYIYLLLLPPISYHPLAYELILYKPDKDFTNIMTRDIKKELLTTLCYTNPYKTGNLMCSSCCLFKDNPYNSNPENNIINNNKIYLNPTYDNISTLEDMVNLYRLYEKCNKTIDLYNLFILYLNLKVNKYSSISINDKNKNAIKNNNNNNNNNININNINRQCKDEQDVISSHLNRMKYKQTDNLATDILQEYYLKFIITINTFCSFLKILKPPNVSALLNYNEQNGNNDDYYEDDEYYNNDNNTNHNRKGNKKKNDDNYNTSQESIIQFLKEIKKSLQGCTSKKLLFGKLYYNHIIASREYYLQNFIENNNEELKKK from the coding sequence atgaacgAGAAAAAGAATACCATTTTGAAGGGTAAGGGATATATATTGAAAGGAGCaaataaagaatttatTGAAGATAGAAAGAAAAGAGATTTATTTCTtgataaaaagaaaaagaatatttttagtAGATTTAATCCTTTAGCATTACCTTTATTAGGTAAGAATAGATTATATGAAGAAGATGAGAAATGTgatatgaaaaaaagaagaagcAATGAGAAATCTAAAGAAggaaatattaatattaatgtttTAAATGAGAATGAGTTTAATAGTTATTTACTACGAAATAAAGCCTTTCGATTAACATGGACTAGtattatagaaaaaataaaacatgaaatagatatagaaatatataaaaatttaaataatgtatttgaagaaatatatctatattctatatcaaataatgaatacctacctttaattttaataacGGCTGGTACAAATGTTGCTGACCatgaaattattattgaTGCTTTGTcatatgaattaaaaatatggaataatcataataataataataaaaaaaaaaaaaaagaagaaaaatatgatatgAACAAGTCAGGCAATCTGTTTGATTATGTACATGGAGAAGGAAAggattatatatatgaaaaaataaaacgAGATACGAACAAGAAagataatatgaatgataaaataaatataaatcaaaGTGACCATTTgtatgataatatatataaaaataaaggaaaCTTAATTTTTACATCTAATCAAGAATGTGTAGATAGCTTTATGAATCAAGCAcatgatgataataaaataaaacaaaaagataaaaaaaagaagaagaaaagaagaaaaaaacaGAGAACATTCAACGgtaatatttatacaaaAGATGGTAGTACACCATGTAATAGTAATGAcaatgatgatataaaaaatgagGGTGATagtaattataatgataaatataatgatacatataataataaatataataataaatataatgatgaatataatgatgaatattatgatgataatgatgataatgatgatgtGTATGTGTGTTCTCTTAATTCGAACACGtctaataatataaattctgctgtatataatatttataccCAATTATATAGAGATTATAAAATGcgatattttttaaaaaaatataaaaagaaaagtggccataataataataataatatgaataacCCTTATGGTTCAAGTGATACAAGAAAAAGAACTCGTAATTATAGTAACAGTAGTAATtctaataatttaaatatggATGAACAAGatgatgattataatattagtaataataattcttttgTTCGTTTAAAGTTTTTAAACAAAGAATTTAAGGAAGACAACAAAGTgatacataataaaaatatggtCAATATAGATAGGTTGAtagatttatataaaaaaatgagtgaattgaataaaaaaaatatatcagAAGAGCAAGTTGAAGgatatgtaaataaatataatccggataatataatatataatatggaacaaatgaataataatattatggATTCAAAAGGAGTTATGTTTGCATCTGCAGAGGGTATATATAAGAAGAACAAAGGATcagatatatatataaaagatattaataatatggataatataaataatatgagtggtataaattatatgaatgaatgtaataattcttttataaaaagtTATGGAAGGTtagaattatataataaacaaaataattatttttatgatgGTCGAAAAAAAGTTcgtattattatattaatacatgattgtgaatattttaatataaacatattaaatggtatattaaatatattaataaatttacgtatagataataaaatatgtttaaGTGTTATATTAGGTGTATCAACAccttcttttttttttaatagaATCACAACACCAGATACACAAAGTAAATTAAGAATAAAAACTgtagatatattaaataataaattaatgTGTGATCGAATATGTCATATTTTACTGTTTGAAAATTTATTAccatttatattaaattttaaaacTGTACATGcaattaaattattattacataaaaaCAATCAATCTATAAGTcatttaatacatatattatatatattgactaaagaattttatgataataatattttgtcTTTCTTATGTATGCcaatgaattattatttaaatatatatacagATGATGAAGAGAAAGAAATAATAGATTCACATGATTATTCTCCTTATACTTATATTCGTTCATATCAAGCAAATCTTTccaatttttttaaatatgatataagAAAAGTACATcagaaaataatatcattatgTTATTCATCCAATTTATATTATCGTCATTTGtcttatataaaaaaaaaatattcaactatattgataaaaaattattttcagTTGCATGGTCAAGATTCTGTCATACAAACACCGCGTAACTCAGATGATGAACCTGAgatttttaatttaaaaacaaaGAAACTAGATcataagaaaaaagaaaaaaaagatgtTCAAAGGATAGATATAGAACCTTCATCTATAAATAATGACATGataaatgataatgaaaaaaaaaatcatttCGATAGAGCTCGTTATGCTTGGGAATTCAAAACAAAGACAATTAATTGGTGGTATGATCATCCATTTAAAgatttaatatatttatatgaaaatgacacaatcaaaaataataaaaaagaagaaataattgataaattattaaatgaagatgattataataataaaaaagagataataaataatatagataataatataaatcgtaataataatttatatgatattgAGAATgttaaagaaataaataaaacattatGTAGTTCTTCTTTACCTTTAAATGTATTACAACTACTTGAAAGAAAATATGCATATAATATAGcaataaatttaataaatattattataaaaacaaaatcTGAATATACAACATCTATAAAACGAAGTGAATATTTTAGAaatttatttgaaaattacgaaaaaataaaatggaatgaaaataaaaatatattatatatagaacaattatataatattgttgAATATGATATAAAGAAATGTATAAACTTTTTAATTGATATGATGACtccttattattttaaaaacCATCAGGTCTTATTAAATCTATTTAAAGaatttaaagaatattatacaaatatatatcctattgtttataatttagaagattatatatatttattaaaagaaaaagaatataaaaaaaatcaggaattatatattaatgatgATTTTTCAAAGACTTATACCTATTCGTTTTcatattctatatatttttctctCCTTTCACGTTTAGATGATATGTTAGAGATGCTTCGAAATGTAATTCATATGGAAGAACAGAAGAAGAACCAACCAAATAAATATCCACCATTTGATGACAATAAGGTTAATATGAAGAAGAATgtttcttttaataattcaatTAGAAAAAGAGAAGAATATGTAGATGATTCGTATTGTCTATCAAGCATGAGTGGTTATAAGGATGAAAATGAAACgaacaaaaataataataataataataataataatattaatttttttatacaaatagataataatctaaatgaacaaaatcaaaataataatagtaataatcataataataataataattgtaGTGATGTAGAAATAAATGGACATCATAACCAACCTgttaattataataatttagaTAATGAGCCAGATGATATCTTTAATAGTAATacaacaaaatattatccttccaataatataaagatagaagatattgataataagaaaaaaagatttaaaagatatttaactatagataataaaagcttgaaaaaaaaaaagaattatgAACACAATATAAATGCAGAAGATATATCTAATtgtataaatttatttatacatgactatatatatttattacttCTACCTCCTATATCTTATCATCCACTAGCATAtgaattaattttatataaaccTGATAAAGATTTTACAAACATTATGACTAgagatataaaaaaagaattattaacAACCTTATGTTATACTAATCCATATAAGACAGGAAATTTAATGTGTTCTTCATGTTGTCTTTTTAAAGATAATCCTTACAATAGTAATCctgaaaataatattataaataataataaaatatatctaaaccctacatatgataatatatctaCATTGGAAGATATGGTTAATCTATATAGACTCTATGAGAAGTGTAATAAGACAATTGATCTTTATaatctttttatattatatttaaatcTTAAGGTCAATAAGTATTCGTCCATTTCTATAAATGACAAGAATAAAAATGCCATAAAAAACaataacaacaacaataataataatattaatattaataatattaatcGTCAATGTAAGGATGAGCAGGATGTAATATCGTCGCATTTAAACAGaatgaaatataaacaaaCAGATAATTTAGCTACAGACATACTACaagaatattatttaaaatttattattaccatTAATACATTCTGCTCATTtctaaaaatattaaaacCTCCAAATGTTTCAGCTctattaaattataatgaacaaaatggaaataatgatgattattatgaagacgatgaatattataataatgataataatacaaatcATAACAGAAAAggaaacaaaaaaaaaaacgaTGACAACTATAATACATCACAAGAATCCATCATacaatttttaaaagaaattaaaaaatcaTTACAAGGATGTACTAgtaaaaaattattatttggaaaattatattataatcatattataGCTTCAAGagaatattatttacaaaactttatagaaaataataatgaagaattaaaaaaaaaataa
- a CDS encoding hypothetical protein (conserved Plasmodium protein, unknown function): protein MARVRKGKAIPVMSKNSIRVLNIIMIIGFISAIPQIFTTLMTSWREAEPIEYKYMFRGSEHSLYVDYTYYGLYKVVYDNKHVETWTQRVQNMKRKGIEGIQQGKNSESAGSLSLWTSVCPEACRDAIVRRIEAYERVSFISLVLLCGIVISCTIVILSIGWNLLFSKSIFILMGCFIFSFVINAGVGTYWYYETDMSWNSITKAQQYPFPRCSHCFYIFMITTGIYALCFLSLLLLDLINKSKQKSSHLDQLNAHNRNPMNNKAMYQPMFDNQPGMMMQRSASYSNIMPFAKGMNNDYSNYIQYNKMGMNMNMNMNQMSPQGFPNFRNMGSNVGPNMGPSMGSPMGSPMGPNMGSSMGPSMGSHMGANLNPNFFPQQSRQYSFSASPTYQQNMPNFNNFSNRHMPSMSDLYFARQYSGMKFGDMNNNPFDSQKPYKF, encoded by the coding sequence ATGGCGAGAGTTCGGAAGGGAAAAGCCATACCTGTAATGTCTAAAAACTCAATACGagttttaaatataattatgattATAGGTTTTATAAGTGCTATACCTCAGATTTTTACTACGTTAATGACATCATGGAGAGAAGCTGAACCTatagaatataaatacatgTTTAGAGGCAGTGAACATTCTTTATATGTTGATTATACATATTACGGTTTATATAAAGTAgtttatgataataaacATGTAGAGACATGGACACAAAGAGTACAAAATATGAAAAGGAAAGGTATAGAAGGTATACAACAAGGAAAAAATAGCGAATCAGCTGGTAGCTTATCATTATGGACATCTGTATGCCCTGAAGCTTGTAGAGATGCAATAGTTAGACGTATAGAAGCATATGAAAGAGtttcttttatatctttaGTACTTTTATGTGGTATTGTAATATCTTGTACTATTGTTATCTTATCTATAGGTTGgaatttattattttcaaaaagcatatttatattaatgggttgttttattttttcatttgttATAAATGCTGGTGTCGGCACTTATTGGTATTATGAAACAGATATGTCTTGGAATTCTATAACTAAAGCACAACAATATCCTTTCCCCAGATGCTCAcattgtttttatatttttatgattaCTACAGGTATATATGCACTTTGTTTTCTTAGCTTACTATTATTAGACCTAATTAATAAGAGTAAACAAAAATCATCACATCTAGATCAACTTAATGCACATAATAGAAACCCTATGAATAATAAAGCTATGTATCAACCTATGTTCGATAATCAACCTGGGATGATGATGCAAAGAAGTGCTAGTTATTCTAATATTATGCCATTTGCAAAAGGTATGAATAATGATTATTCtaattatatacaatataataaaatggGAATGAATATGAACATGAATATGAACCAAATGTCACCACAAGGATTCCCAAACTTTAGAAATATGGGGTCTAATGTGGGTCCAAATATGGGCCCATCTATGGGTTCACCTATGGGATCACCAATGGGACCAAATATGGGGTCATCTATGGGGCCATCTATGGGATCACATATGGGTGCAAATTTGAATCCCAATTTTTTCCCTCAACAATCAAGGCAATATTCTTTTTCAGCTTCGCCAACGTATCAACAAAACATGCCTAATTTTAATAACTTTTCAAATAGACATATGCCATCTATGTctgatttatattttgcACGTCAATACTCAGGCATGAAATTTGGGGACATGAATAACAATCCATTTGATTCACAGAAAccatataaattttaa
- a CDS encoding putative transcription elongation factor SPT4, whose product MSTSKGRKKSDLKKIDDSFVEDINKDSLKKSRSGLQEDKALLKLRACLSCRMLKSESEFYQNGCINCKFLQLAGDRHRIHDCTTENFNGFMAITTPNKSWMAQYNDLSKYAPGFYALQVIGELPESIRDLKPNY is encoded by the exons atGTCAACGTCTAAAG GAAGAAAGAAATCagatttaaaaaaaatcGATGATTCATTTGTAGAAGATATTAATAA GGATTCTCTAAAGAAGTCAAGGAGTGGATTACAAGAAGATAAAGCCTTATTAAAATTACGAGCATGTTTATCATGTCGTATGTTAAAATCTGAAAGTgaa TTTTATCAAAATGGATGTATTAATTGTAAATTTTTACAACTAGCAGGAGACAGGCACAGAATTCATGACTGTACTACCGAGAATTTTAATGGGTTTATGGCTATTACAACTCCTAATAAATCTTGGATGGCTCAATATAACGACTTGAGTAAGTATGCCCCTGGTTTTTATGCTTTACAAGTTATAGGAGAATTACCAGAATCTATAAGAGACCTAAAGCCAAATTATTGA
- a CDS encoding putative pre-mRNA-splicing factor ATP-dependent RNA helicase PRP22, producing the protein MDCLNKINLIRKVNEELYNSIGVEDDNLSEFLIYLCEKSTSLENFCKDVFENGGVIEQAVLKYIYNMIKKDNKKNDDENNKENISLESANDNDKSNNLEYKKIEMKNEKMKKYHCLTLKNEHINLDSDENGNKESKENIQITSKQVNDDINVTTLDASDSSYQKKKRKNIYTPSVSSKNTESSFERKQIKKDNKYDNGKKRKYDERYYDKRRSGHDHRDNDKHRSGHDHHDNDKHRSRHDHHDNDKHRSRHDHHDNDKHRSRHYRADYHHRDVSSSSDSNHHSSKMKKEKKHRDKKKYEENKSYDDYMALKLNNIFNGTVNKITDFGLFVSFKTNEGYKEGLVHATDILPNRKRVVNMNEKFKRNMKVKVKVKGIFNEKISLNMSEVDQKTGKNLVSDDINKEEDNYISLFDDINEDLNELKKKNSHIFKDDPKETIKYESVIKMQSDYSKWEIQQLIKSGVVFDENIKKEYKNLKIDEKIEDEEDIIEIEVNEKEPAFLKGQTTKAGAKLSPIQIIVNAEGSLAKAITTTSALAKERKEQKQNEQNAIYDSIPKDISRPWEDPKPNLGERTIAEALKNIGKNYDIPEWKKNYNNNNISVGVKNTLPINEQRSKLPIYNLKNDLMKAIEKNNVLIVIGETGSGKTTQIPQYLHEASYTQKGIVGCTQPRRVAAMSIAKRVSEEFGCILGQEVGYSIRFDDCTSNDTIIKYLTDGMLLRETLSDTLLTKYSFIILDEAHERTISTDILFCLLKDVVRKRSDFKLIVTSATLDAEKFSTYFFNSPIFTIPGKIFPVEILHSKEPESDYVEASLITVLNIHLNEHPGDILVFLTGQDEINTACEILHERMKKLESMSPPPLIILPIYSSLPSEMQSVIFEPAPPGCRKCILATNIAEASLTIDGIFFVIDPGFCKIKKYDSKRDMDSLIVAPISKANAKQRAGRAGRTGPGKCYRLYTEEAYKNEMSEMSVPEIQRINLGSIVLLLKALGINDFLHFDFMDSPSVETLIHSLENLYYLGALDDNGYLTKLGKKMANFPMEPNLSKILLTSLNFNCTDDVVTIVSMLSVQNIFYRPQNKALLADKKKNKFIMPQGDLITYLNIYNKWKENSFSNYWCHENFIQSRALKRAQDVRKQMLSIFEKYNYQVKKSTHKNDSTKYVNICKSICSGYFNHVCKRDTQQGYTTLLTNQQVFIHPSSTLFNKNPLFVVYHELVLTNKEYIRDCTIIQPQWLIQLAPNLFIPADEKKISKIKLREKIEPLHNYYEEPNAWRLSRRKG; encoded by the exons atggattgtttaaataaaataaatttaatacGAAAAGTAAAtgaagaattatataacaGCATAGGAGTAGAAGATGATAATCTTTCTGagtttttaatatatttatgtgaAAAATCAACATCCTTAGAAAATTTTTGTAAGGATGTTTTTGAAAATGGTGGGGTGATTGAACAAGCCGttcttaaatatatatataatatgattaaaaaagataataaaaaaaatgatgatgaaaataataaagaaaatatttctttagAAAGCGcaaatgataatgataagAGTAATAACttagaatataaaaaaatagaaatgaaaaatgaaaagatgaaaaaatatcattgcctaactttaaaaaatgaacatatTAATTTAGATAGTGATGAAAATGGAAATAAGGAAAGtaaagaaaatatacaaattaCATCTAAACAAgtaaatgatgatataaatgttACTACACTTGATGCTAGTGATTCATCctatcaaaaaaaaaaaagaaaaaatatatatactcCAAGTGTTAGCAGTAAGAATACGGAATCGTCATTTGAAAgaaaacaaataaaaaaagataataaatatgataatggaaagaaaagaaaatatgatgaaaGGTATTATGATAAACGTCGCAGTGGACATGATCATCGTGATAATGATAAACATCGTAGTGGACATGATCATCACGATAATGATAAACATCGAAGTAGACATGATCATCACGATAATGATAAACATCGAAGTAGACATGATCATCACGATAATGATAAACATCGAAGTAGACATTATCGTGCTGATTATCATCATCGTGATGTATCCTCTTCATCCGACTCCAACCATCATAGTAGTAAgatgaaaaaagaaaaaaaacacagagataaaaaaaaatatgaagaaaacAAATCCTATGATGATTATATGGCCTTAAAACTAAACAACATATTCAACGGCACCGTAAATAAAATTACAGACTTTGGGTTATTTGTCTCCTTTAAAACAAATGAAGGATACAAAGAAGGACTGGTGCATGCTACCGATATACTACCAAATAGAAAGCGTGTAGTGAATATGAACGAAAAGTTTAAAAGGAATATGAAAGTAAAAGTTAAAGTGAAAGGtatatttaatgaaaaaataagCTTAAATATGTCTGAAGTAGATCAGAAAACTGGTAAAAATTTGGTAAgtgatgatataaataaagaagaagataattacatttctttatttgatgatataaatgaagatttgaatgaattaaaaaagaagaactcacatatatttaaagatGATCCAAAGGAgacaataaaatatgaaagTGTAATTAAAATGCAAAGTGATTATTCTAAATGGGAAATACAGCAATTAATAAAGAGTGGAGTTGTATTTGACGAGAATATTAAgaaagaatataaaaatctTAAAATAGATGAAAAGATAgaagatgaagaagataTTATTGAAATAGAAGTAAATGAAAAAGAGCCTGCATTTTTAAAAGGACAAACAACAAAAGCAGGTGCAAAATTATCACCTATACAAATTATAGTAAATGCTGAAGGATCATTAGCTAAAGCAATAACAACAACATCTGCATTAGCaaaagaaagaaaagaacaaaaacaaaatgaacaaaatgCAATATATGATAGTATACCTAAAGATATTAGTAGACCATGGGAAGATCCTAAACCTAATTTAGGTGAGAGAACAATAGCAGAAgcattaaaaaatataggaaaaaattatgatatacctgaatggaaaaaaaattataataataataatatatctgTAGGTGTTAAAAATACATTACCAATAAATGAACAAAGATCTAAATTAccaatatataatttaaaaaatgatttaatGAAAGctatagaaaaaaataatgttcTTATTGTTATCGGTGAAACTGGTAGTGGTAAAACAACACAAATACCACAATATCTACATGAAGCTAGCTATACTCAGAAAGGTATAGTTGGATGCACACAACCTAGAAGAGTAGCAGCTATGTCTATTGCTAAAAGGGTAAGTGAAGAATTTGGATGTATTTTAGGTCAAGAAGTTGGTTATTCTATACGTTTTGATGATTGTACCTCTAATGATACAATAATTAAATATCTAACAGATGGTATGTTACTTAGAGAAACATTAAGTGACACATTGTTAACAAAATATTCCTTCATCATA CTTGATGAAGCCCACGAAAGAACCATTTCTACAGATATCCTTTTTTGTCTTTTAAAG GATGTGGTTAGAAAACGATCGgattttaaattaattgTCACTTCTGCCACCTTAGATGCAGAGAAATTCTCAACGTATTTTTTTAACTCACCAATTTTTACAATTCCTGGAAAAATCTTTCCTGTTGAG ATTTTACATTCCAAAGAACCAGAAAGCGATTATGTGGAGGCGAGTCTGATTACCGTATTGAATATCCACCTGAATGAACACCCTGGAGACATATTAGTTTTTTTGACAGGTCAAgatgaaataaatacaGCATGTGAAATTTTGCACGAGAGAATGAAGAAATTAGAAAGCATGTCTCCACCTCctttaattatattacCTATATATTCTTCTCTTCCATCAGAAATGCAGAGTGTGATTTTTGAACCTGCTCCTCCAGGTTGTCGAAAATGTATTTTAGCTACAAATATAGCTGAAGCTAGTTTGACAATTGAtggaatattttttgttatagATCCCGGATTTTGTAAAATTAAGAAATATGATTCAAAGAGGGATATGGATTCTTTAATAGTTGCTCCTATATCTAAAGCCAATGCAAAACAGAGAGCAGGTCGTGCAGGCAGAACTGGACCTGGTAAATGTTATAGATTATATACAGAAGAGgcttataaaaatgaaatgtCAGAAATGAGTGTACCTGAGATACAACGTATAAATTTAGGTAGCatagtattattattaaaagcTTTAGGTATAAATgattttcttcattttgATTTTATGGATTCACCATCAGTTGAGACTTTAATACATTCACTtgaaaatttatattatttagGAGCACTAGATGACAATGGTTATTTAACTAAATtaggaaaaaaaatggcAAATTTTCCTATGGAACCAAACTTAtctaaaatattattaacatctttaaattttaattgTACAGATGATGTTGTAACTATTGTAAGTATGTTAAGTGTAcagaatattttttatcgTCCACAAAATAAAGCTTTATTAGctgataaaaaaaaaaataaatttatcATGCCACAAGGTGATCTAATCacatatttaaatatatataataaatggAAAGAAAATAGTTTTTCCAATTATTGGTGTCATGAGAATTTTATACAATCCAGAGCTTTAAAAAGAGCACAAGATGTACGTAAACAAATGTTATctatatttgaaaaatataattatcaagttaaaaaaagtactcataaaaatgattcaaccaaatatgtaaatatatgtaaaagTATATGTTCTGGTTATTTTAATCATGTATGTAAAAGAGATACACAACAAGGATATACAACACTCTTAACAAATCAGCAAGTTTTTATTCATCCATCATCTACcctttttaataaaaatcCTTTATTTGTTGTTTATCACGAATTAGTATTAACAAATAAGGAGTACATAAGAGACTGTACAATCATACAACCACAATGGCTCATACAGTTAGCACCTAACCTATTCATACCAGCAgatgaaaagaaaatatcCAAAATTAAGTTGAGAGAAAAAATTGAGCCTCTCCACAATTATTATGAGGAGCCAAACGCTTGGCGATTATCACGAAGGAAGGGATAA